From Ostrinia nubilalis chromosome 9, ilOstNubi1.1, whole genome shotgun sequence, one genomic window encodes:
- the LOC135075004 gene encoding uncharacterized protein LOC135075004 isoform X3 — translation MADILAIASQKHVLTSAEGWKVHHLTAQMDDLVSLEADVGEQLSGVLRALETASGRALSALQPHSHTLLELLKGNIQRSKIVCEGIQEAREDILRVFTHRNFVSEILTRQADKRCFRKHRSQS, via the exons ATGGCGGACATCCTCGCCATCGCCAGCCAGAAGCACGTGCTCACCAGCGCTGAGGGGTGGAAGGTGCACCATCTCACCGCGCAGATGGACGACTTG GTCTCATTGGAAGCAGATGTTGGTGAACAACTGTCGGGAGTTTTGAGGGCGCTGGAAACAGCGTCAGGGCGCGCGCTTTCCGCCCTGCAGCCACATTCTCATACATTATTGGAGCTACTTAAG GGCAACATACAAAGAAGTAAAATCGTCTGTGAAGGAATACAAGAAGCCCGGGAAGACATTTTACGAGTGTTCACTCACAGGAACTTTGTATCGGAAATTCTCACGCGACAGGCTGATAAGCGGTGTTTCAGGAAACACCGGTCGCAATCATAG
- the LOC135075004 gene encoding uncharacterized protein LOC135075004 isoform X2: MADILAIASQKHVLTSAEGWKVHHLTAQMDDLVSLEADVGEQLSGVLRALETASGRALSALQPHSHTLLELLKGNIQRSKIVCEGIQEAREDILRVFTHRNFVSEILTRQADKRCFRKHRSQS; this comes from the exons ATGGCGGACATCCTCGCCATCGCCAGCCAGAAGCACGTGCTCACCAGCGCTGAGGGGTGGAAGGTGCACCATCTAACCGCGCAGATGGACGACTTG GTCTCATTGGAAGCAGATGTTGGTGAACAACTGTCGGGAGTTTTGAGGGCGCTGGAAACAGCGTCAGGGCGCGCGCTTTCCGCCCTGCAGCCACATTCTCATACATTATTGGAGCTACTTAAG GGCAACATACAAAGAAGTAAAATCGTCTGTGAAGGAATACAAGAAGCCCGGGAAGACATTTTACGAGTGTTCACTCACAGGAACTTTGTATCGGAAATTCTCACGCGACAGGCTGATAAGCGGTGTTTCAGGAAACACCGGTCGCAATCATAG
- the LOC135075004 gene encoding uncharacterized protein LOC135075004 isoform X4 translates to MADILAIASQTHVLTSAEGWKVHHLSAQMDDLVSLEADVGEQLSGVLRALETASGRALSALQPHSHTLLELLKGNIQRSKIVCEGIQEAREDILRVFTHRNFVSEILTRQADKRCFRKHRSQS, encoded by the exons ATGGCGGACATCCTCGCCATCGCCAGCCAGACGCACGTGCTCACCAGCGCTGAAGGATGGAAGGTGCACCATCTCTCCGCGCAGATGGACGACTTG GTCTCATTGGAAGCAGATGTTGGTGAACAACTGTCGGGAGTTTTGAGGGCGCTGGAAACAGCGTCAGGGCGCGCGCTTTCCGCCCTGCAGCCACATTCTCATACATTATTGGAGCTACTTAAG GGCAACATACAAAGAAGTAAAATCGTCTGTGAAGGAATACAAGAAGCCCGGGAAGACATTTTACGAGTGTTCACTCACAGGAACTTTGTATCGGAAATTCTCACGCGACAGGCTGATAAGCGGTGTTTCAGGAAACACCGGTCGCAATCATAG
- the LOC135075004 gene encoding histone deacetylase complex subunit SAP130-B isoform X1, translating into MRVYNAMADVLDIASQKHVLTSAEGWKVNHLTAQMDDLVSLEADVGEQLSGVLRALETASGRALSALQPHSHTLLELLKGNIQRSKIVCEGIQEAREDILRVFTHRNFVSEILTRQADKRCFRKHRSQS; encoded by the exons ATGAGAGTGTACAATGCAATGGCGGACGTCCTCGACATCGCCAGCCAGAAGCACGTGCTTACCAGCGCTGAGGGTTGGAAGGTGAACCATCTAACCGCGCAGATGGACGACTTG GTCTCATTGGAAGCAGATGTTGGTGAACAACTGTCGGGAGTTTTGAGGGCGCTGGAAACAGCGTCAGGGCGCGCGCTTTCCGCCCTGCAGCCACATTCTCATACATTATTGGAGCTACTTAAG GGCAACATACAAAGAAGTAAAATCGTCTGTGAAGGAATACAAGAAGCCCGGGAAGACATTTTACGAGTGTTCACTCACAGGAACTTTGTATCGGAAATTCTCACGCGACAGGCTGATAAGCGGTGTTTCAGGAAACACCGGTCGCAATCATAG